The Psychrobacillus sp. FSL K6-2836 nucleotide sequence AAGAAAAAGAAAAAGTGGTGAACATAATGCATACAGTTTGGAAAGGTAGTATCAGCTTTGGTTTAGTTAATATTCCTATAAAGCTTCATGCAGCAACTGAAAATAAGGATATAAAACTACGTCAGCTCCATAAAGAATGCCATACCCCAATTAGCTATGCGAAGGTTTGTGAAGGATGCAAACAAGAGGTAAAGAATGAAGATATCGTCAAAGCATATGAATACTCAAAAAACAAGTTTGTCATTTTAGATGAAGAAGAATTAGAAAAACTGAAAAAAGAAAATGAGGATAAAGCTGTAGAAATTATAGACTTTGTAAAATTGGAAGAAATAGATCCAATTTACTTTGAGCGCAGTTACTTTATGGCACCTGATAGTGGTGGTGGAAAAGCGTACTCTCTCTTAAGAGAAGCATTGCATGAGTCAGGTAAGATCGGGGTTGCTAAAATTATGATTCGTTCGAAAGAGCAATTAGCAATCGTTCGAGTATATAACGAAACATTAATCATGGAAACCATTCACTTTCCCGATGAAGTTCGTAGTACAGCAGATGTACCTAATATTCCTGCAGATCAAACTGTAGTAAAAAAAGAACTCGATACTGCCCTAATGCTTGTTGACCAGTTAACTACTGAGTTTGAACCAGAAAAATACACAGATGAATATCGAACTGCCTTAATGGAGTTAATAGAAGAGAAAAAAGCTGGAAATAATGTAGTAACGACAAGCGAAAAACAAACAGAATTACCTTCCAATGTGACGGACCTAATGTCTGCCCTACAAGCTTCCCTTGATAAAACGAAAAAGAAAAAACCTACGACCAGAAAAAGAACGCCAAAAGCGAAAACCTCTTGACCAATCGGAGCATCTTAAAAATTAAACTGAGCTATCAAACTAACTTAGGCAGATCTCAATGAGACTGCCTGGTATTTTTGTTAAATGGTGATGAATAGCTTAGGGATTAACTAACTCTCTTCTGTAAAGTAAAATTAGTATTGTCTCACCTCTACAACACCATTAATTGCTACAAAAGCATTTATGTCAATTGTCTTAATAAGTGTCCTAAGTTCAGGTTCTTCCAACCGGTTAATAACACAGAAGATTATTTCTACGTATTCATTGGTTTGTCCTCCTTCACCACCTATATATGTAACTCCTCTACCTAAACGTGTTTGAATTGCTTCCCCAATTTTTCGTGAATTGTTACTAATGATCATAATGTTTTTAGATTCATCAAAGCCTGCTTGCACCATATCTATTACCTTCGTAGCTATAAAGTAAGCTATAGCTGAACATAAAGCGCTCTTTAGTCCGTAAATTAGCATGGCAAAAGAGAATATTAACACATTAATACTCATAATAACTTCTCCCACCGATAAAGGGAATTTCTTTGCAATAAGTATAGCTAGAATTTCCGTACCATCTAAAGCACCACCTTTTCGTAAAACAATACCAACCCCTAAACCAATCATAATACCTCCTAATACTGCAACTAACATCGTATCGCCTGAAATAATAGTTGGAATTTGGTGCAATAAGCTTGTCGCAATTGATAATACTGTAATACCTATTACTGAACTAAATGCGAATGACTTTCCAAGTTCCTTATATCCAATAAATACGAATGGAATATTTAAAATGAATAGGAATAAACTTAATGAGAATCCTGTTAGATGAGATAACAAGATAGATATACCAGTTATACCACCATCAATTATATCGTTTGGTATTAGTACTGCTTCTAAACCGATAGCTGTAATAATAGCTCCCATTATTATAAACAAAACACGACTAAATCTTTCAAACAAACTGATAGTCTGTCCACTTTTGACTTTCAAAATTTACTCAGCTCCTTTTATTGCTAACCTGAATATCATAGATTGGTATTATACAAATACTGTTATCTCAACAAATTATTCTCTTTTAAGTTGGATAATAATTGTTTTACATTTACAACATATTCTTTTTAGAGTCTCTTCTAAAAAATATGGATAAACTAAACTTTACTTCTCAAAAATCCTTATCTTACAATTACTCGAAAATCTCAATTTCGTTTTTATACTAATATATATATATGTTGTGCAGAGAATTGTATACGCTAGAGTATAAGTGTCATATAATTGTTTGCACTATACTATAAAATAATTTATAACAAGGTATTAGCACAATACAATATCCCCAACTAGAGCATTCCAACACGTAAAAGAATGAAGGCAAAATAAAAAGATCTGAGCCGGTAGAATACCGAACTCAGACCTTAGAAGACGCCTGAAATATTTGACTAACTCTATTGAATAAATTTATAAAGGAAGTCTTTTTTATTAACTATTTAGTAGTAAGTCTTCTGGGTTTTCAAGTAATTCTTTCACTGTTTTTAGGAATCCTACTGAATCTTTTCCATCGATTACACGGTGGTCATATGATAATGCCACGTACATCATTGGGCGGATTTCAATTTCGTTTCCAACAGCGATTGGACGTTTTTGGATTGTGTGCATTCCTAAAATACCAACTTGTGTACCGTTTAGAATTGGTGTTGACAGTAATGATCCGAATACTCCACCGTTTGTGATTGTGAAAGAACCACCAGACATATCAGATAGAGCTAATTTGTTATCACGAGCTTTTTTAGCAAGTTCTCCAATATTTCCTTCTATCTCTGCAAAGTTTTTACGGTCCGCATCACGAACGATAGGAACTACAAGACCACCTTCAGTTGATACAGCGATACCAATATCATAGAAGTTGTTTTTCACGATATCTGTTCCATCGATTTGAGAATTTACGTATGGATATTTTTTAAGTGCTGCTACTACAGCTTTTGTGAAGAAAGACATAAACCCAAGACGTACATCATTTTGGTCAAAGAATTGATCTTTTTTACGTGAACGTAATGCCATAACATTTGTCATATCAATTTCATTGAAAGTTGTAAGCATAGCAGTACTTTGTCTTACTTCTAATAAACGTGTAGCAATTGTTTGACGACGACGTGACATCTTTTCACGAGTTGTACGGCCATCATCTTCTTTTGGCGCACTAGCTGCAGGTGCTGATGCTGCTTTTGCAGGTGCTTTAGCAGAACCATGAGCCGAAACGTCTTGTACACGAACACGTCCCATTGGATCTACAGGTGAAATTTCACTTAAGTTAATACCTTTTTCACGAGCTAATTTACGCGCTGCTGGACTAGCAATCGTACGGTCTTGCTCTGCCCCAGTTTCTTCAGCAACTGGAGCTGCTTTAGGAGCTTCAGGAGCTTTTACCTCTTCTTTTGCTTCAGACTGTGCAGCTGGTGCTGATGCAGTTGAACCTGAACCTGCTCCTACTACTGCGATTACTTGCCCCACTTGAACAGTATCTCCTTCAGCAGCTAAAAGTTCACTAACTACTCCTGCTTCTTCTGAGATAACTTCAACGTTTACTTTATCTGTTTCAAGTTCTACGATGAACTCACCTTTTTCAACTGTATCACCTGGTTGTTTTAACCACTGTGCAATAGTACCCTCTGTAATCGATTCTGCTAATTCTGGAACAATAATGTCTGCCACTTGTATTTCCTCCTCTATTCTAATCCTATCTTATAAGCTTTTTAAAGCTTCTTCAATAATACGTGCTTGTTCTACTTTATAAGTATCTCCATCACCCTCTGCAGGACTTGCTCTATGCACACGACCTACATAAGTAATTTCTTGATCTTTTGCTATTTCCAATAGATACGGTAGAGCAAAGTTCCATGAACCCATATTTTGCGGTTCTTCTTGTGCCCATACAAGTTGTTTCACATTTGGGAAACGTGTCACAATTTCTTCAATCTTATCTTGTGGGAATGGATATAGTTGTTCAACACGCACAATGTGCACATAATCGAAACCTGCACCATCTTTGACTTTGTCCGCCAAGTCTATAGCAAGTTTACCACTAACAAAGACAATTTTCTCTACTTTGTCTGCTTGTTGACCTAAACCTGTTTGCTCAACAACTGTTTCAAATTGCCCTGAAGTCAGATCAGCTACGTCTGCTCCAACTAAAGGATGACGTAATAATGATTTTGGTGAAACAATTATTAACGGACGAATAGCATCTTCTTTAAGCATTTTTGCTTGTCTGCGTAAAATATGGAAATAGTTAGCTGCGCTTGAAAGATTGGCAACAGTCCAGTTATTTTCAGCAGCAAGTTGTAAATAACGTTCTAAACGTGCACTAGAATGTTCTGATCCTTGACCTTCAGCGCCATGTGGCAATAACATCACTAAGCCGGATTTAAGACCCCATTTAGCTCGTGCAGAACTGATAAAGTTATCAAACATTACTTGAGCCATGTTAGCGAAGTCGCCGTATTGTGCTTCCCAAATAGTTAGAGAGTTATTATCTTCTAAATTATAGCCAAATTCATACCCTAGAATTGCCGCTTCTGTAAGTGGACTATTATGCACTACGAATGATGCTTTTCCATCACTAATACCGTGAATCGGTGTTAATTCGGCTCCGGTTTTTTCATCATGAAGTACTAAATGTCTATGAGAGAATGTCCCACGTTGAGCATCTTGACCAGATAAACGGATAGAATTACCTTCTTGTAAAATTGTTGCAAATGCTAGTGTTTCTGCATGGCCCCAATCTACTTTACCTTTACCTTTGAATGGTTCTTCACGACGCTTCAATATTTTTGCCAACTTTTTAAAAGCGTTAAACTCAGTTGGCCAAGTTAATAACTCTTCATTGATTTTAGCAAGTTTAGTCTCTTCAACCCCTGTTTGAATTTCCGGCATACCATCTAATACTACTTGTGGTATTACGATATCATGTACAGTTGATGGAGGAAGTTCTTTCACTCGATCATAGGCCTGTTGCATTTCAGCGAAAACTGACTCGTCTAATGTTTTAACTGCAGATGTATCCATTAAACTTTCTTCAACTAACTGCTTGCCATATAATTCACGAACGGTTGGATGTTTATGAATTGAATGATACATAGTTGGATTTGTTACTAACGGCTCATCCATTTCGTTATGACCATATCGACGATAGCCTAATAAGTCAATAACGATATCTTTTCCAAACTTTTGGCGATATTCATGTGCGAATTTAGCAACGCCAATCACCGCTTCAGGATCATCAGCATTCACATGAATGACAGGTACTTCATACCCTTTTGCTGGATCCGAAGAATAGTTGGTAGAACGTGAATCATAATGTTCGGTAGTGAAACCAATCATATTATTTGCAATAATATGGATGGAACCACCTGTTTGATATCCACGAACTCGGCTATAATTTAATACTTCAGTTACTACTCCTTGCCCTGGGAAAGCAGCATCACCATGCACTAATATAGCAAATGCAGCATTTTTATCCTGAACTGGGAAACCAGCTGCATCTGTAGTTTCTTGCGCAGCACGTGTTTGACCCGTAACAATTGGACTTACAACTTCCAAATGTGAAGGATTATAAGCAAGTTTTAATGTTAAACCAGATTGTGAGCGGTAACTAGCCCCTTTATGATATTTAACATCCCCAAACCAACCCTCTGAAAGTTCAAGTGAACCATCTTTTGGTAAAAATGATTCAGTAGGAACATGTGCAAATTCTGCAAACATCATTTCATACGGTTTGTTTAGAACATGAGTTAATACATTTAAACGACCACGATGAGCCATACCAATATTTACTTGTTTTGTTTTTGTTTTATCTGATTGACGAACCAGCTCATCCATTAATACAACTAAAGAATCTAGACCTTCAATTGAAAAGCGTTTTGCTCCCACAAATGTACGATGAATGAATTTCTCAAATCCTTCAACTTGTGTTAAACGTTTAAGCAATTGTTTTTTGTCTTCAGTTGAAAGCTTTTCTTTCACAGCGCCTTT carries:
- the ku gene encoding non-homologous end joining protein Ku; the protein is MHTVWKGSISFGLVNIPIKLHAATENKDIKLRQLHKECHTPISYAKVCEGCKQEVKNEDIVKAYEYSKNKFVILDEEELEKLKKENEDKAVEIIDFVKLEEIDPIYFERSYFMAPDSGGGKAYSLLREALHESGKIGVAKIMIRSKEQLAIVRVYNETLIMETIHFPDEVRSTADVPNIPADQTVVKKELDTALMLVDQLTTEFEPEKYTDEYRTALMELIEEKKAGNNVVTTSEKQTELPSNVTDLMSALQASLDKTKKKKPTTRKRTPKAKTS
- a CDS encoding YitT family protein produces the protein MKVKSGQTISLFERFSRVLFIIMGAIITAIGLEAVLIPNDIIDGGITGISILLSHLTGFSLSLFLFILNIPFVFIGYKELGKSFAFSSVIGITVLSIATSLLHQIPTIISGDTMLVAVLGGIMIGLGVGIVLRKGGALDGTEILAILIAKKFPLSVGEVIMSINVLIFSFAMLIYGLKSALCSAIAYFIATKVIDMVQAGFDESKNIMIISNNSRKIGEAIQTRLGRGVTYIGGEGGQTNEYVEIIFCVINRLEEPELRTLIKTIDINAFVAINGVVEVRQY
- the odhB gene encoding 2-oxoglutarate dehydrogenase complex dihydrolipoyllysine-residue succinyltransferase, producing MADIIVPELAESITEGTIAQWLKQPGDTVEKGEFIVELETDKVNVEVISEEAGVVSELLAAEGDTVQVGQVIAVVGAGSGSTASAPAAQSEAKEEVKAPEAPKAAPVAEETGAEQDRTIASPAARKLAREKGINLSEISPVDPMGRVRVQDVSAHGSAKAPAKAASAPAASAPKEDDGRTTREKMSRRRQTIATRLLEVRQSTAMLTTFNEIDMTNVMALRSRKKDQFFDQNDVRLGFMSFFTKAVVAALKKYPYVNSQIDGTDIVKNNFYDIGIAVSTEGGLVVPIVRDADRKNFAEIEGNIGELAKKARDNKLALSDMSGGSFTITNGGVFGSLLSTPILNGTQVGILGMHTIQKRPIAVGNEIEIRPMMYVALSYDHRVIDGKDSVGFLKTVKELLENPEDLLLNS
- a CDS encoding 2-oxoglutarate dehydrogenase E1 component, whose product is MSNNRTPWSAFSGPNLGYVMEQYDVFLQSPDEVDPELVELFQQYGAPKIPASVSSNSSDTPVVEPNNFEKVIHAIQLADAIRTHGHLTANIYPLNDGPKEDSKMNLDTYSLTEQDLKEVPVSYLISNAPANITNGLQAIEHLRSMYSDKIAFEIAHIVNSEERTWLQEKIEKGAVKEKLSTEDKKQLLKRLTQVEGFEKFIHRTFVGAKRFSIEGLDSLVVLMDELVRQSDKTKTKQVNIGMAHRGRLNVLTHVLNKPYEMMFAEFAHVPTESFLPKDGSLELSEGWFGDVKYHKGASYRSQSGLTLKLAYNPSHLEVVSPIVTGQTRAAQETTDAAGFPVQDKNAAFAILVHGDAAFPGQGVVTEVLNYSRVRGYQTGGSIHIIANNMIGFTTEHYDSRSTNYSSDPAKGYEVPVIHVNADDPEAVIGVAKFAHEYRQKFGKDIVIDLLGYRRYGHNEMDEPLVTNPTMYHSIHKHPTVRELYGKQLVEESLMDTSAVKTLDESVFAEMQQAYDRVKELPPSTVHDIVIPQVVLDGMPEIQTGVEETKLAKINEELLTWPTEFNAFKKLAKILKRREEPFKGKGKVDWGHAETLAFATILQEGNSIRLSGQDAQRGTFSHRHLVLHDEKTGAELTPIHGISDGKASFVVHNSPLTEAAILGYEFGYNLEDNNSLTIWEAQYGDFANMAQVMFDNFISSARAKWGLKSGLVMLLPHGAEGQGSEHSSARLERYLQLAAENNWTVANLSSAANYFHILRRQAKMLKEDAIRPLIIVSPKSLLRHPLVGADVADLTSGQFETVVEQTGLGQQADKVEKIVFVSGKLAIDLADKVKDGAGFDYVHIVRVEQLYPFPQDKIEEIVTRFPNVKQLVWAQEEPQNMGSWNFALPYLLEIAKDQEITYVGRVHRASPAEGDGDTYKVEQARIIEEALKSL